The sequence gttaatatatatatacataataaatatatatcacgttattgtttaaaaaccttagaggcttttatacttgtcgtatcccttaccgggagtgtgggatgtcgtcttaacatcctcccaggatttataacaagttttgaaaaaaacttattttttcataacatgatattatatattaatatatacaaaaaatatataaacagtaaaataaaaattcttacttgttgaatatttttgacttcttcttgtattttggagcgtcggaaaatatagagaaccttcgagcgatcgtgctgataacgtgttgtaaaaaagtaaaaatttacggtaaaaagtaaaaactcaaaaactcaaaatttatcaaattctacactttataaaatttttctctcttcacaattgtgtttttctacacaaatggagagacctatttatagatctcaattggagattagtcaaaaattaatacatcattaattacatcatcacacactaattttcaatattttacaactcaattttcaactttcaaccttcaacattcaacaataaataataatatatatttatatatattttcaacattaTCAACTTTGTAAACTTGTCAAAAATGTTTCTCCTCCTCTTGAACGAAtttttattcttaaaattaaattttttttttatgtcctattgagaatattttatttttgagaaaataaatttttttgttggtGTGTTATCTagtttttgtttaaatattttgctTTGATAAGAGCGTGGTTATTTTCATACTAGAAATagaaaaacaaatatttttttatttgaaaaagaatatgataataataatgagttatttgcatcaaacacccctgtaaaatattgaaaatgtacACTTcttccctgtgaaattttaatagacatTTTCAACCccaaccttttaaaaaattagtacactcgccccttcatatgagtgattgttgcgcacgcgcccctcatgcgactgggcaaagattttgatatttttttttgcaacaaatacccctgtgaaatattaaaaatgcatatttgacccctgtgaaaataatttttaaatctattcaacccataatacacaattttcattaaaatttaattataaaatatttagcaaacactttttgttttattaattttattttgaattttaaatttattatgattatataattattttctaaaaaatattattcttttatcttgttatcattattttattaaactttcttcttgtttccaactttttcattaaacatgcattcataaacaagtatttaaataatttcaagtaccaaaatattgaactaaaccgataagttcaaacatattgttttttcgatttaggactatatattattgaaccaaaatttaaatttctcgagaatatgcattgcacaatttgtaataaataataaaaaaataacatgtttatgtaattctaaatcgaaaaagtaacattaatgaaattatcatttagtttaatattttggtatttttagatatttaaatccttatttattaatcatgtttaatgaaaaagttgaaaacacgaagtgatttgataaaataatgataatgagataaagtaataattttttttagaaataaataaattataaattataaatttaaattaaaaaataaaaaaattaaaaatgtttgaaaaatatttataattagatCTTAATACATATTGTGTATTATAATTTAATGCAAATTCTGCattggattttaaaaaatttagattttggttcaaaaatctataatcttaaattaaaaagtaatatccataaaattatcattttgatttaacattttggtacttttagatatttaaatatcGTTTatgaatgaatttttaatctgaaagttggaaacaaaaagaaaatttaataaaataatgataacaagataaaataattatattttttagaaaacaattatataatcataataaatttaaaattaaaaataaaattaataaaacgaaaaatgtttgctaaatattttataattagattttaataaaaaaattgtatattatgggttgaatagatttaaaaattattttcacaagggtcaaatatgcattttttatatttcacaggggtatttggtgcaaaaaaaatatcaaaatctttgcccaatcgcatgaggggcgcgtgcgcaacaatcactcatctaaaggggcgagtgtgctaattttttaaaagattagggttgaagatgcctattaaaatttcacaggggagaagtgtgcattttcaatattttacaaggGTGTTTAGTGCAAATAACTCTAATTATaattagtttaatttttttatatcttttttacgaatatatataaatatatatatatatatatatatatatattatatatatatatatatataggtattTGGTTTGAAGTAAAACCTCTGGTTGAACCCTACAGCAAGAAAAAGCAAAATCCCTCTCAAACAATGGCCTTTCACTCACGACCAGACGACGATTCAGCTCGCCGGCTATACAACCCTTACCAAAATATACACCCCGAATACCTTTTCCAAGAGGAGTCTCTCGCGCAGCGCCGCTCCTGGGGCGAGAATCTCACCTATTACACCGGTATCGGCTACCTTGCCGGCTCCTCCGCCGGTGCTGCCAGGGGTTTTGTCTCCGGCGTCAAGTCCATCGAGCTAACCGACACCACCAAGCTCAAAATCAATCGGATTTTAAACGGATCTGGTCACACGGGTCGACAGTTCGGGAATCGGTGCGGGGTCATTGGGCTTATGTACGCCGCTCTCGAGAGTGGGATGGTGGCTTTCAGGGACAAAGATGACATCTTCAACAGCATCGTGGCTGGGTTGGGAACTGGAGCACTTTACAAGGCAGCGGCGGGGCCGAGGTCCGCCGCCGTGGCGGGGGCCATCGGCGGCGTGATTGTGGGGATTGCTGTCGCGGGGAAGCAGGCGCTGAAGCGATATGTGCCCGTTTGAGTTTTATATCTTTTTGTCTTTATCTGATGATGGTGGGCACTGAAAGGGCTCAGTTTTGATTATTAATCATGCAGAAGTGCATCTAATTTGTAGCATATTCAGTTGAATGCAacttttatttagtttatttatttttagattaCATGAATTTGCTATCTTTCTATTTTAATCATCCACTAATTTACTCGGAATGATGAGTGGTGTGATATGCTCTTTGTCAGTTTGTTGGTAATTGTTGCTTTTACATTTTTCTGCAAGCTCTTTCACATACTTGTTAGAGGCACACATGGTGCATGCCTGGGTTTGAAGCCATTGTAGAATAGATCCATTCATGGCATGAGATACTCTTGCGAGACGTTTACACGAACGTGGTTAATTATGTGAGACATATATTTCATTTGATCCGAGCTATAAAAGGTCGCATGAGATACTCGAAGATGCTCTTACCAACTTGATAACTATAGTTTTTCCTACTATTTTTGACAGGGATGTTCTGTGTTCAGTTTCCTCTCCACCGTTTtaggatgataaaaataaactaacaaggatttcttgattattattaatttattattatgttttacTTTAAATCCTATTTACAACGAATGAAAGGTGTTCAACTTAAATGTGCTTAAAATGGTTaacaaaatgaattttaaattgaCACTAAAAGAACATAACCTGCCATTTAGTCATTTACTGATCAAGGGTCAAGGATTTGAACAGATATAATGGAGCCGCACAATGAACACGGAGTACGTTTGTGTTAAattttttatactaaataaaTATTGTTTGCACTCTCTTTTATTGAAGTTGATTTTACCTAAACATATTGCAAACAAGATCTCTCCATTATTATAGTAGCGTAGGGTTCAAACAAGAACACAcaaatttttttgttgttgtacTCCATTGACCAAATAGGCACACACTACACAAAAGACGAAAACCTAGAAGAGCTCATAACACAGACACGATGCATCCACAGATGTAAATTGCTCCTTAGGATAGATCAAACACCCTTGCCCACTCTCAAGTTTTATAATACTCGAGTAGTCTTAATTTTCAAGTAACCCTTCTAGCATTGTGCTGGATGGGAGAGCTTGCACTTTTCGGGGAGCTGCATGGCAAGAGTCGGATCAATACCGAGTGAAGGCAACGTCTTCGAGTTCTTGAAAGAGCAGAGGcacgtcatgtttgcatgggaGAGGGCGGAGCAACAGGTGGTCGAGGGCATTGGAGGAGTTGGGAGCGCAGCCGCTGGCTCACACGCCATGAGACCCTCGAAGGTCATATTGCAAACCATTTGGGCATCGGCCAACTCTAAAACATTGATGTTGGTGCCCAGCAAAGACACCATAAAGAACATACTGAAAATTGCAAACTTTCTATAGGAGAAATCCATTGATTATTAGAGAGTTTTTGTGGCTCTCTCCATATCTAGCTATATGCTAGTTTATATACAAGAAAGTTGGTGGGGTTGACCATCCGTGAACCTACATTGGCCATTCATTTTGGCACCATAATTCAGAGTCACGGACTGTAAATTAGTGGTGTTAGAGAACTTCATTGATTCTGTGTATCCATCCAGTGACCGAAATATTCAGAGCATCAGTTCCCACCATCTGCATTTACGACACACACATGTATctgtgtttttttgtttttttgtttttttatcgtGAGCGTTGTTTTGCTCCCAAGTTTTCTTTTACTAGCAGGATTAACTAAGCTAGATTAACTAAGCTGAGTGTAATTGAACTGGAGTAGAAATTACCCTATAGTTAGACTTCCTGATGCCAAACCAATAAATTGTCATGGCAAAACTATTTAAACCATCATTGTTAATATCTTCATCTATTAATCAGTTTTCTAACAAGAAACTCCGGAAGATTGCAAAAGGCGTAAAGACCAATGTTCCTGGATAATTAAACTAAGTTCGATCCTTGAAAGAAAACAACTAAAACAGGAGAATATCAAGAGGAATCAGATTTGACAGGATTATAGCATCTAACCTTCAAAAATATaaaccaaaaacaaaataaaaggctaattgcatccacacaccctgtgaaaagtctaaaagacataaaacaccctttgtaaaattaataacatgttagaccctatgttttaaaaaaattagcataaaaacctctatgagagggtataaatgtgcccgagtttgtataacataggggtgaaatgtgctacattgatgtattagcctattaatatttcttaggggGTTTTATGACTTTTAGCAATTAGCCCACAAaataaagaaacaaattgaatcCCATGATTCCAACCAACAAGGTTTACCTTGTTGAGAAGATCCTGTGAAAAACAGAAAACCAAAGCCTCGACAAGATTCAGTAGGAAACCCTCAAGAATAGGATCTTTTCACCATACGGG comes from Henckelia pumila isolate YLH828 chromosome 4, ASM3356847v2, whole genome shotgun sequence and encodes:
- the LOC140866832 gene encoding mitochondrial import inner membrane translocase subunit TIM23-2-like, whose amino-acid sequence is MAFHSRPDDDSARRLYNPYQNIHPEYLFQEESLAQRRSWGENLTYYTGIGYLAGSSAGAARGFVSGVKSIELTDTTKLKINRILNGSGHTGRQFGNRCGVIGLMYAALESGMVAFRDKDDIFNSIVAGLGTGALYKAAAGPRSAAVAGAIGGVIVGIAVAGKQALKRYVPV